Proteins found in one Hirundo rustica isolate bHirRus1 chromosome 9, bHirRus1.pri.v3, whole genome shotgun sequence genomic segment:
- the HENMT1 gene encoding small RNA 2'-O-methyltransferase — protein sequence MDMDKNSQEEFTQIIKFQPPLYKQRHQFVKDLVEKYKPKKVADLGCADCSLLWMLKFCSCIEVLAGLDICANVMKEKMHILSPLPVDYLQPSERSLTVTLHHGSVAHKDPCMLGFDLVTCIELIEHLEESELKKFPEVVFGFMAPSIVVISTPNSEFNPLFPRAMLYRHPDHKFEWSQAQFQSWALETARCYNYSVEFTGVGHPPAGMEKIGFCTQIGVFVRKYPQTGESVQSEKPTEPVYKTVFKAVYPSLKDEKYLQNAVISEVIFTAQIIKHRFMSKLKEYGDDPERKSKLQSSMDCFSDYLEKLVVEKSMEPFVSGNEVYIPLTTIFSFPKVNRLCGTFEKLCKLIAGKVTLNSDGSAVVFNIEHEMKRIRSQISHMKFR from the exons ATGGATATGGATAAGAACTCTCAAGAAGAGTTTACGCAAATTATTAAATTTCAACCTCCTTTGTACAAACAACGCCACCAATTCGTTAAAGATTTAGTGGAGAAATATAAACCTAAGAAG GTGGCAGATTTAGGATGTGCTGATTGCAGCCTTCTCTGGATGCTGAAATTCTGCAGTTGCATTGAAGTGTTAGCTGGGCTAGATATCTGTGCAAAtgtaatgaaagagaaaat GCATATATTGTCTCCTCTTCCTGTTGATTATTTGCAACCATCTGAAAGATCCCTAACTGTTACCTTGCATCATGGTTCAGTTGCCCATAAAGATCCTTGCATGCTTGGTTTTGACTTGGTGACATGTATTGAACT AATAGAACACCTGGAAGAATCAGAGCTGAAGAAGTTTCCTGAGGTGGTGTTTGGTTTCATGGCTCCAAGCATAGTTGTGATCAGCACTCCAAATTCTGAATTTAACCCTTTGTTTCCACGAGCGATGTTATACAGGCATCCAGACCACAAATTCGAGTGGAGCCAAGCACAGTTTCAAAGCTG GGCTCTAGAGACTGCTAGATGCTATAACTACTCAGTGGAATTTACTGGTGTTGGGCACCCACCAGCAGGAATGGAGAAGATTGGGTTTTGTACCCAAATAGGTGTGTTTGTGAGAAAATATCCTCAAACTGGTGAATCTGTTCAGTCTGAGAAACCCACTGAACCAGTTTACAAAACA GTCTTCAAAGCAGTGTACCCAAGTCTTAAAGATGAGAAGTACTTGCAGAATGCAGTGATCAGTGAAGTTATTTTCACAGCCCAAATCATTAAGCATCGTTTTATGTCAAAACTGAAGGAGTACGGTGATGATCCTGAGAGAAAATCCAAATTGCAATCTTCAATGGACTGTTTTTCAGACTATCTTGAAAAACTGGTTGTTGAAAAAAGCATGGAACCATTTGTCAGTGGAAATGAGGTTTACATACCTCTCACAacaatcttttcttttcccaaagtgAATCGACTTTGTGGTACCTTTGAGAAGTTATGCAAGCTTATTGCTGGCAAGGTCACACTGAACAGTGATGGTTCTGCTGTGGTGTTCAATATTGAGCATGAAATGAAGAGAATTAGATCACAGATTTCTCACATGAAGTTCAGGTGA